Within Actinoplanes sp. L3-i22, the genomic segment CGTTTGTACACCAGCATTGCGCGGGTCCAGGTGATCACGTCGACGCTGTCCTGGTTAAAGCCGGTCGTGAACACCTTGACGATGCCGGCGTACGGGCGGGACTTCGACTCCCGCAGCTCCAGCACGGTCGACCGGGCATAGATGGTGTCGCCGACGAAGACCGGGCTGGGCATCCGGATCTGTTCCCAGCCCAGGTTGGCGAAGGCGTGCTGGCTGACGTCGGGCACCGACAACCCGGTCACGATGGCGACCGTGAGAGTCGAGTTGACCAGGAGTTTCTTGTACGGCGTCCCGGCCGCGTAGTCCGCGTTGAAGTGTGACTGATTGGTGTTCAGCGTCAGCAGCGTGAACCACGTGTTGTCGGCCTCGGAGATGGTGCGGCCGAGCGGGTGGCGGTACGTGTCACCGACGGTGAAGTCTTCGTAATAACGGCCGAGCATGCCGCGAAGCTAGCACTTGTTTCGCACAGCGGAAAGATGTTTCCATCTAGCGATGCTGGCTGCGTTCCTCTTCCTGCACATCGTGCTCATGGTCTTCTGGCTCGGCGGCGACCTCGGCGTCTTCTACTCCAGCCGGTATGTGATCAACCCGTCCCTCACGCCCGCGGCGCGCCTGACCGCCCTGAAGATCATGTCCGGTTTGGATCTGGGCCCGAAGATCTGCCTGATCCTCTTCCTGCCCAGCGGCCTGACGCTGATCTCGCTCGACGAGCACGGCGGCTCGCTCCTCGGCATCAAGCTGTTGCCGTGGTGGCTGCTCGTGCCGGTCTGGATCGGCGCGCTCGTCTGGCTGCGCCTGATGCATCTCGATCATCACGAGCCCGGAAGACACCCGCTGGTCCGGCGGATCGACTGGACGATCCGGATCACGGTGATCGCCGGGATGACGGCGACCGGCGTGTACACCCTGGTCGCCGCGCACCCGTTCGGCGTCGACACCAACCCGAAGTGGCTGGGCGGGAAAGTGCTGCTCTACTCGCTCGCCATCGCGGCGGGCCTGGGCATCCGGCGGACGCTGCGCCCGTTCGGCCCGGCCTTCGGCGCGATCATGGCCGGGAACTCCGACGACACGACCGAGGCAGCGGTCCAGAGCAGCGTGAACGGCTGCCTCCCGTACGTATGGCTGATTTGGATCTCGGTTTTGATCGCCGGTCTTCTCGGCGTCGCCAAGCCGTTCGCCAACCTCTGAGCAAGCGGGAAAACCCCGACGAGCAAAACCGAAATAAGCAAAACCGCAGGCCTACGGTACGTAACCAAGCTGCGCGCTGATCCGACCGGCGCACCCGAGCAGGTCGGCGATGACTGTCGCGTCCGCGTCCGGTTTGAAGCGCAGCGCCGGCCCGGCCACGCTGATCACGGCGACCACCCGGCCGTCATGGTCGAACACCGGGGCGGCGATCGACGCGGCGCCGGCCTGCCGCTCCCCGTTCGAGGTGGAGTAGCCGCGTTTCCGTACCGAAGCAAGGTCTTTGCGCAGTTTGACCGGATCAGTAATGGTCTTGTCGGTCACGGCCGCGAGCGGGTGCCGGGTCAGGTAGGTCTCCAGCTCGAACTCGGGCAGGAACGCCAGGAACGCCTTGGACGAGGCGCCGGCGTTCAGCGCGAACGGGATGCCGAGGCTGACCTCGAGGCGCAGCTCCTGGTCGGGGACGACCTGGTCGACGTAGAGCCGGGTGTCGCCGCGGCGCAGCGAGAGGGTCGCGGTCTCGCTGGTGCGCTCGGAGAGGAACTTGAGCTCCGGCGCGGCCATCGCGCGCACGTCGGTGCGGGCCAGGTAGGCGCGACCGAGCGCGACGGCGGCGTGGCCGAGCGCGTACCGCCGGGTGGACGGGTCGACGGTGATCAGCTCGCGGCTGCGCAGCGCGGTGAGGATGCGGTGCACGGCGGCCTTGGTCAGGCCGAGCGCGGTGGCGATCTCGGTCACCCCGAGGTCGGGCTGCTCGGCGCGGCCGAAGTAGAGCAGCACGTCCATGGCCCGCTCGACCGCGGCGATCGACCGGGACTGCCCCTCGTCCTCGGAGGCCGGCGAGGTGGCCGGCGAGGCGGCCGGCGCGGTGCCCGGCGCGGCGGCGGGTGCGGACGGGGACGTCGAAGCGGTTCGGCCTGGCATCGCGAAACTCCCCCGGAACAGGAACGGAACAAACCTTGCCGAAGCCTAGCCTGCCATTTCGCACCGCGAAACGCTGTACCGATCCGGCGTTGACAGACCCCCGGCCACCTCGTTACCTTCGCGGTAACGCTGTTTCCCAAGGCGAAACGGCCAGACCTGAAAGCGGAGTGCGACAGGTGCCGGTCGACAGCACGACGTTCCGATCCGTGCTCGGTCAGTGGCCGAGCGGCGTGTGCGTGGTGACCACGATCGGTCCCCACGGGGTGCACGGCATGACCGCCAGTTCATTCTCCTCGGTCAGCCTCGATCCGCCGATGGTCTCCGTCTGCCTCGGCAATCACCTGCCCAGTCACGCCCTGCTCGGCGCGGCCGGCAAGTTCGCGATCAGCTTCCTCGGCAAGGACCAGGCGCACATCGGGCGCCGCTTCGCCGGCCAGGAGCGCGACATCACCGACCGGTTCGCCGGGCTGGACTGGGTCACCACGCCGAACGGCTGCCCGGTGCTCGCCGACGCGGTCGCGTGGCTGGACTGCCGGATCGCGCACGCGTACCCGGGCGGCGACCACACCATCTTCGTCGGCGAGGTGACCGAGGCCGCCACGCCGCGGTTGATCTCCCCGTTGCTGTTCCACTCGCGCAGCTGGGTCCAGCTCGCCGACCCGCTGCCGGCGACCATCCACGTGTCCGAGGCTCCGGCGGGCGCGCACCTCGTGCCGGACGCGTTCGACCCGGCCCGGGAGGACGAGGTGCTCGACACCATCGGCCGGCTCGCGGCGCTGGGCGCGGAGGAGATCGTCTGCGCCGAGTCGGCGACCACGCCGGCCTCGCCGTTGCAGGTGCGCCGGGTGCTGCAGGACGCGGTGGTCCGGGCCCGGCCGGCCACTCTCCGGGTGCGTCTCGCCGACCACCGGCTCGCCCTGGTGAACGCCCTGGTGGCGATGAAGAGCGGGGTCGCGCACTTCGACCTGACCAGCACCGGGCTGCCCCTCGACGACCTGCTGCACCTGGCCCACCAGCTGGACGTGGGCCACCGCCGCGACGACCTCACGCAACCCCGAACCGACCTCGCGCAGCCGAAAGCCGCGCAGCCGAGAACCGATCTCGCCCAGCTCAGGGAGTGACACCGATGGCCGACCGACTCACCGGCGAGCGACTCGTCGACGACATGACCGTCGAGGAGAAGGCCCGCGCCGCCCTCGTCGAGCAGGTGCTGCCGGCCCTGCGCGCCAAGGCCGAGCAGGCCGACCGCGACGGCGCGTTCCCCCGCGAGCACCTCGGCACGCTGCGGGAGGCCGGCCTGCTCGGGCTGATCGTCCCGGAGGAGTACGGCGGCCTCGGCGGCACCCTGCGTGACCTGGCCGCCGCCACGTACGCGATGGGCACCGCCTGCCCGTCCACCGCGCTGGCCTTCTTCTTCCACAACACCTCCGCCTCCCGTGGCCTGCTGCCGCTGGAGGCGATCGAGTCCGGCCTCTTCGCCGACGACGAGGTCCCGGTCGTGACGGCGTTCGCCGAGAAGGTGCTGCGGCTGATGTCCGGCGGCACGTGGCTGGCGAACTTCGCCAGCGAGTCGGTGAAGTCGAGCAGCGCCAACATCGCGATCGCCACCACCGCCGTCGAGGTCGAAGGGGGCTGGGAGCTGACCGGCGAGAAGTCGTTCGGCTGCGCCACCGGCATCGCCGACTACTACCTGGTCACGGCCCGGCTGGACGGCACCGAAACGGCCGACGGGCTGGCCATGTTCCTGGTCCCGCGGGACGCGGACGGCGTCACCGAGCGCCCGTTCTGGGACGGCATCGGCATGCGCGGCAGCGCCAACCACGGCATCAAGCTGGACCGGGTCTTCATCCCGCACGCGGAGGCGCTGACCGTGCCGGGCGCGTTCGTGAAGATGCTGCAGTGCAGCCGGGGCAGCTTCGTCGGCAACCAGCTGGCGATCACCGCCGTCTACGTCGGCGCCGCGCAGGGCGTCTACGACGACACGCTGGACCGGCTCACCCGCAAGACGTTCGCGGACACCGGCCGGTCCATCGCGGAATCGCCGATGCACCAGGTGATCATCGGGAACATGACCGAGAACCTGGAGACGGCGTACCTGTGGCTGCGCCGCCAGCTGCTGATCGAGACGTGCGAGCCGCCGATCGCGACGAAGTCCGAGGTGTACGCCCAGTGGCGGATCGCCAAGGGCTCGATCTGCCAGGCCGCGTTCGACGTGGCGGTGAACGCGCTCAAGGCGTCCGGCACGTCGAGCGCGACGATGAACGGCGTCGTCGGCCGGGCGCTGCGGGACCTGTCGATGGGCCTGGTGATGACGTTCCCGCCGGAGCGCGGACGCCTGGAGGCCGCCTCGGTGATCACCTCGAACAAGGCGAACGAGCTGTTCGCGAGCGTCCCGAAGTGAACGACCTGGTCAACGGCGTGTGGTCGGCGTGCGGCACACCGGTCGGCGTCGAGCTGGAGGATCCCGCGACCGGGCGTGTCCTCGGGCCGGCGCTGGGCTCCTCGGTCGAGAACGTTTCGGCGGCGATCGCGGCGGCCGACGATCTCGGCTCTTGGGACCTCCCTGCCGCCGACCGAGCGGACATTTTGGACAGCATAGCCGCCGAAGTCCAGGCCGCCGCCGGGGAAATCGTGCTGCTGGAGGCCAGGTCGACCGGCGTCCCGATCCGGCAGACCACCCCGCTCGGCATGATCCTCTCCGGCGCGTTCGCCCTGGCCGCCGCCCAGCTCCGCACCGGCGTGCTGACCAGCACGACCACCCGCGAGGACGGCAACCAGGTCCTGGTCGAACGGCTCCCCTGGGGCCCCGTCGCCTGCCTGGTCCCGTGGAACGCGCCCGCGCCGATGGCGGCCCACAAGGTCGCCAACGCGCTCGCGGCCGGTTGCCCCACGATCCTCAAGCCGTCCGAGTACGCGTCGTCCGGCACCGAACGCCTGGCCGTCGCGATCGACACCGCGCTGCGCGCCGCCGGCGCCCCGCCCGCCCTGTTCCAGCTGCTGCACGGCGGCGCGGCGACCGGCGCGCACCTGGTCGGCGACGCCCGGATCCGGGCGGTCTCGTTCACCGGCGGCCTGGCCGGCGGTCGCGCGGTCGCGTCGGCCTGCGCCTACGACATCAAGCCGGTGCAGCTGGAGCTCGGCGGCAACAACCCGCTGATCGTGCTCCCGGACGCGGACGAGGCGGTCGCCGTCCGGGCCGCCGCCGACCTGCTCACCACGCTGAACGGCCAGTGGTGCCGGGCGTTGGGCCGGTTGATCGTGCCGGCCGGCCGCGAGCAGGCGATCGTCGACGGCGTCCTGGACCGGATCGCCGGGCTGCGCGCCGGGGACCCCGCGGACCCGGCCACCGATTACGGCCCGCTGATCCATTCCGGCCACCGGGCCGCGGTGGAGAAGGCCCGCGACGGGCTCGGCGGCACGGTTCACACCGCGAAGCTGGCCGTCCACACCGCGACGCTGGCCGGGCACACCGCGACGCTGGCCGGGCACACCGCGGAGCTGGCCGGCGCCGGGAACTTCCTGGCCCCCGCGCTGGTCACCGGCGCCGACCCGGCGCGGACCACCGAGGAGATCTTCGGGCCGGTCGCCGCGGTGCACGGCTACCGCACGGTCGGCGAGGCGATCGCGCTGGCCAACGGCACCCGCTACGGCCTGGAGGGCTACGTGATCGGCGCCGACGAGGCGGCCGCGGTGCGGGTCGCCCGGCGGGTCCGGGCCGGCGAGGTCAAGGTCAACGGCTCCTCGATCATGAGCCTGCACCTGTTCACCCCGCGCCCGGCCTGGGGCATCTCCGGCTACTCGACGGAGGGGACCGCGGAAACGTTGCTGTTCTTCACCAACCCGCGCGTGGTCGGTGTCGAAAACGGATTCGCGTTGCACAATCGCTCATGACCGCTTCCGCGCTGCGCGCGCTCCTCACCTCCGGCCGGGTCACCCACGTGCCCGGCGTCTACGACCCGGTGACCGCCGCGCTCGCGGTCGCGGCCGGCCATCGGGCCGTGCACCTCTCCGGCGCGGCCGTCTCGGCGACCATGCTGGGCCGCCCCGACCTCGGTTTCGTGCACGCCACGCAGATCGCCGACCGGGCGGCCACGCTGGTCCCGGCGCTGCAGGGGGTGCCGCTGCTGGCCGACGCGGACACCGGGTACGGCAACCCGGTGCACGCGGTGTGGACCGGGCTCGCCTACAGCCGCGCCGGGATCTCCGGGCTGCACCTGGAGGACCAGGTGAGCCCGAAGCGCTGCGGGCACCTGGCCGGCAAAGAGGTGATCGAGGTCGGACTGGCGGCCGCCAAGATCCAGGCGCTGGCCGATCAGGTGCCGGAGCTCGCGGTGATCGCCCGGACCGACGCGTACGCCGTCAACGGCCTGGCCGACACGATCGAGCGGTGCGTGGCCTACGCCGAGGCGGGCGCGGACGCGGTCTTCCCGGAGGGCGTCCGGACGATCACCGAACTCGCCGAGATCCAGCGCGCGCTCCCCGGCGTACCCCTGGTGGTCAATCGCAGCGAAGCTGCCGGCGCGCCGCCCGCCTGGACCGACGCGGACCTCGCGGAGGTCGGTGTCCGCTTGGTCCTGCACCCGGTCGCCGCTCTGCTCGCCGCCATGCGCGCGGCGTCGGTGACCTATCGCGCCATCGCCGAGACCGGCAGCGCCGACGACGTCGAACGGATGCCGTGGGCGGCCTTCACCGCGCTGGTCGGCCAGGACGAGGCCCTCGACCTGGACGCCCGCTATGTCCCACGGAGGTTGGAGACGTGAGTCGTGTCGTCGTCGCCGGCGCCGGGCCGGTCGGTCTGACCGCCGCCCTGGCGCTGGCCCGGAAGGGCGTCCCGGTCACCGTGCTGGAGTCCGGCGGGGACCTGGCCGCCGAGTCCCGCGCGTCGACGTTCCACCCGCCGACCCTGGAGATGCTCGACGACCTGGGCATCGGCGCCGAGCTGCACGACCGCGGCCTGCTCGCGCCGACCTTCGCCTACCGCGACCGCGCCGCGGGGCTGATCGCCCGGCTGGACCTGGCGGTGCTGGCCGGCGACACCCGGTTCCCCTACCGGCTGCAGTGCGAGCAGTCCAAGCTCACCCCGATCCTGCGCGCTCACCTGCTGCGGCACGACGGCTGCGAGATCCGGTACGACTGGCATCTCGCTGCGGTCACCCAGACCGGCGACACGGTGACCGCGCGGTCCGCGGACGGCCGGACCGCCGAGGGCTCCTGGCTGATCGGCGCGGACGGCGCGCACTCCGCCACCCGCCGCGCGACCGGCACCGGGTTCGACGGCATCACCTATCCCGAGCGTTTCCTGGTCGCCTCGGCCGACGAGGACCTCACCGCCTGGCTGCCCGATCTGGCCGCGGTCAACTACGTCTTCGACCCGGTCGAATGGTGTGTCCTGCTCCGCACCCCGGACCACTGGCGAGTCCTGCTCCCCACGCCGGCCGAGACCCCGGACGAGGTGGAGTACGCCCGCCTGGACGAGCGCCTGCGCGGCGTCTTCGACCCGGGCCGCCCGTGGCGGATCGCGCACGCCTCGATGTACCGGGTCCACCAGCGGGTGGCCGCCGCCTTCCGGGTCGGCCGGGTGCTGCTGGCCGGGGACGCCGCGCACGTCAACAACCCGCTCGGCGGCCTGGGCATGAACTCCGGCATCCACGACGCCGTCGCCTACGCGGACGCGCTGGCCACCGGCGATCCGGCGGTGGTCGACGCCGCCGCGGCCCACCGCCGCCGGATCGCGCTCGAATACGTGCAGAGCGTCTCGCACCAGAACTACGAGCGCCTGCGCGCCACCGACCCGGCGGCCCGCGCCACCTACCTGGACTCGCTGCGGGCCACCGCGGCCGACCCGGTCAAGGCCCGCGCGTCCCTGCTGCGCAGCTCGATGATCGCCTCGCTGCGCCCGGTGACCGCATGACCGACCTGATCGAGCGGGAGAATCCGGCCCGGTTCGCCGAGATCGTCGGCGCGGTCGCGGTGACGTCACCGGCCGAAGTGGACGCGATCGTCCGCCGGGCCGACGCGGAACAGCGCCGCTGGGCGGCCACCCCGCTGCCGGACCGGCTCGCCGCGCTGACCGGCGCCGCGACCGCGCTCGAGAACGCCGTCGAGGAGCTGGCCACGCTGCTGGCCAGGGAATCCGGCAAGGTCCTCGCGGACTGCCGCGGCGAGCTGGGCTTCGCGGTTCGCTTCCTGCGCTGGGTGGTCTCAAGAGCGATTTCGGCGTACGCCGACAGCACCGTCGACGACGATCTGGGCCGTCTCGTCCTGCTCCGCAAGCCGTACGGCGTCATCGCCGCGATCACGCCCTGGAACGCCCCGGTGATCCTGGCGATGCTGAAGATCGCCCCGGCCCTGGCCGCCGGCAACGCCGTGGTGCTCAAACCGTCCCCGCTGGCCCCGCTCACCATCTCCCGGGTGGCCGCGCTGTTCGAGGCCCCGCTGACCGTGGTGCACGGCGACGGCGCGACCGGCGCCGCCCTGGTCGGTCACGACCTGATCCGCAAGGTCGCGTTCACCGGCGGCGCGACCGGTGGCCGGGCGGTGGCCGCGCTGGCCGGCGACCGGCTCACCCCGTCGGTGCTGGAGCTGGGCGGCAACGATCCCGCGGTCTTCCTGGCCGACGCCAGTTTTACCGACGCGGCGATGGATCGCCTGGTGATGGCCACGTTCGCGACGAGTGGTCAGGTCTGCATGGCGGCCAAGCGCCTGTACGTCCCGGAGTCCCGTCTCGACGACTTCGTCGCGGCGTACCGGGCCGCCGCCGACCGGGTCCTGGTCACCAGCGACCCGCTGGCCCCCGGCGCGACGATGGGCCCGGTCATCTCGGCGGACGCCCAGCGGTCCGCCGCCGCGTTCCGGGACGACGGCGCCCTGGTCGATCTCGGTCGTTTCGACGCCGACCCGGCGACCGGCTACTTCGTGCGCCCGGGCCTGGTGGTGGCCCCGGATCCGGATTCCCGGCTGGTCCGCACCGAGCAGTTCGCCCCGGTCGTCCCGGTCCTCGGCTACCGCGACGAGGAGTCGGTCCTGGCCGCGGCGAACGCGGGTGACCTGGGGCTGGGCGCCTCGGTGTGGAGCGCCGACGAGGAGCGGGCGTTCGCGTTCGCCCGGCGGTTCGAGGCCGGGTTCGCGTTCGTCAACACCCACAACCGGACCGGGATGTCGCTGCGGGCGCCGTTCGGCGGGGTGAAGCGTTCCGGCTGGGGTCGCGAGTACGCCGAGGAGGGCCTGCTCGAATACGTCCAGACCTGCGTGATCCACGCGCCGGCGGCGTTCCGGCCGGGCGCGGAGATCCCCGCCGCCGGTCCCTCGGCGTACCCGGCCGGCTGAATCCAGCGTTTCCGGCCGCCCGGCGGGGCCACGTGGTCAGCTGAGGACCTATCACCTTGTCAAGGGGAAAGGTCCGACATGCCGAACATCGGCCGCATCACCATGATCGGAGCCGGCCTGCTGGCGGGCGCCGTTCTCGCCGGCACCCCGGTCCAGGCCGCGCCGCCGCACCGGGCGGGCGTCGTCGAGAAGCGCGAGTCGTTCTGGAACTTCAACTCCTGCATGCGCGCGATCCGCGAGCACGTCCGCAACGGCGACTTCGCCCACGCCACCTGCGAGGAGTTCCAGGACGACAGCGGCCGCACCCGCTTCCTGCTGGTCCCCCAGGCCGCCCCGCCCGCCGACACTCAAGGCGGCAATCAAGGCGGCGGCAACCAGGGCGGCGGCAATCAGGGCGGTCCGTGGGACGGCAGCCAGGGCGGCGGCGACCAGGACTGGGGCGGGCAGGAACCGCCGGGACGACGCGGGTAGCACCACGAACGGAGCCCGGGACCACGAACGGTCCCGGGCCGAACGCCGTTCAGGCGGTGTAATCCACGACCGCGCGGGAAACCAGTAGCGGGCGCACCCAGGCACCGAATTCGTGGTGCGCCGGATGTGCCTGATAGGACCGCAGGTCGTCGGCGTCCCGGTGGGTGGTGCGCAGGAACAGATGCCAGGAGACTTCGGTGGCGAGCTCGTCCACCGCCACCTCGATCGAGCGGATCGCGGGAACGACACCGGCGAGTTCTTCCAACCGCAACCTGGCCTTGGCAGCATCGCCCGCGTCGGCGAACTTCATCAGCACCACATGGACCAGCACGAGGCCTCCCGACGACAACTCAAGAACGTGACGAAACCGCAGACGAAACCTCTGTTGCGAATGTGGCACCCAAGTGTAGTTTTGGGAAACGCCGTTTCGCTAGGGGGAACCGGATGCCCGGTGTCGCACGTGTCGCCGCCGCCCAGATCGAAGCCGGTCAGGACGTCGCCGCCAACCTCGCCGCCTGCCTGCGCGTCATCGACGCCGCCGCGGCCCAACAGGCCCAGCTGATCGTCCTGCCCGAGTTCTGCAACCACCTGTCCTGGTACCCGTCCCGCGCGCGGGCCCGCGAGCTGGCCACCCGCCCCGGCGACCCGTTCCTCACCGCGATCGCCGACCGCGCGAGGCGACACCAGATCTGGATCAAGATCAACGTCACTTTCGCGTACGCGGGTGGCCGCACCGGCGGCACGAACCTGCTCCTCGACCCGTACGGCGAGATCGTCGCCCGGTGCGACAAGCAGACCCTGATGGGCGCCGAGAACGACTTCCTCGACCCGGCGGTCACCGAGGGCCCGATCGTGGACACCCCGCTCGGCCGCCTCGGGATGTACGCGTGCATGGAGGGCGTGATCAGCGAGGTCACCCGCGGTCTCGCGCTGCGCGGCGCCCAGGTCCTGCTGAACAGCCTGAACAGTTTCGCCCTGGACGAGGCCGACCTGCACATCCCGGTCCGCGCCGCGGAGAACAAGGTGTGGGTGGTCGCCGCGAACAAGGTCGGCCCGCTGCTCCCCCGCGACGAGCTGCCGGCGATCGCCGAGCGGCTGGGCGTCCCGCCGGAGTGGCTGCACGGCGCCGGCGAGTCGCAGATCGTCGCCCCGGACGGCACGGTCGTCGCGAAGGCCCCGCGCACCGGCGAGCACGTGATCGTCGCCGACATCGAGCCGGCCCGGGCCGACGACAAGCGCCGCCCGGACGGCACGGACCTGCTGGCCACCCGCCGCCCCGAGCTGTACACGCCGATCGCCGACCCGCCGGTCGGGCGCCGCCGGCCGCCGGGCGCCGCCGAGCTGGCGGTCGCGGTGGTCCGCGGTCCCGGCCTGGTCCGCGCCGCGGCGGACCAGGGCGCACGGCTGATCGTCCTGCCGGAACGCACCGGCGATCCCACGACGATCGCGGAGGCCCTGAACGGGACCGAGAGTCGGGTCGTCACCACGGTCGTGGACAACGACGTACACCAGGGGATCTTGATCTCGGCGGACGGCATCGTGGCGCGGCAGCCACAGCTCCACGCGGGCGGCCGCGCCGGGAAGGTGATCGTGCCGATCGACCTGGCGTGGGGCCGGCTGGCGATCGTGGTCGGCGACGACGCGCTCTATCCGGAGACGTTCCGGCTGGCCGCGCTCGCCGACGTGGACGTGGTCGCGGTCCCCTGCCGGGCGCAGGAGCCGTGGGAGCTGGCGCTCGGGCTGCCCGAGCGGGCCGCCGAGAACCGGCTGAACGTGGTGGTCAGCACCCCGCTCGACCAGCCGGCCGCGATCCTCGCGATGAGCCCGGACTTCACGCTCTGGACCGCGTGGCAGGGCCCGTTCACCGGCCGGATCTCCACCCCGGTCCGCACCGACGTCCCGGCCGGCGTGCCGCTCGGCACGGCGACCGTCGCTCCCGCCCAGGCCGCGAACCGGATGGTGTCGCGGCAGACCGATCTCGTCGACGGCCGCCCCTGGCGGCTGGCCGGCGCGCTCATCGACAGATAAGGGAATCCGATGGCGGAGACACTTCAGCACGTCGAGGACATGGTCGACAGCTCCCCGGTGGTCGACGTGCACGACACGTTCAGCTTCTACCGGCAACTGCTCGCCGAC encodes:
- a CDS encoding MaoC family dehydratase → MLGRYYEDFTVGDTYRHPLGRTISEADNTWFTLLTLNTNQSHFNADYAAGTPYKKLLVNSTLTVAIVTGLSVPDVSQHAFANLGWEQIRMPSPVFVGDTIYARSTVLELRESKSRPYAGIVKVFTTGFNQDSVDVITWTRAMLVYKRGHGPATP
- a CDS encoding IclR family transcriptional regulator, whose protein sequence is MPGRTASTSPSAPAAAPGTAPAASPATSPASEDEGQSRSIAAVERAMDVLLYFGRAEQPDLGVTEIATALGLTKAAVHRILTALRSRELITVDPSTRRYALGHAAVALGRAYLARTDVRAMAAPELKFLSERTSETATLSLRRGDTRLYVDQVVPDQELRLEVSLGIPFALNAGASSKAFLAFLPEFELETYLTRHPLAAVTDKTITDPVKLRKDLASVRKRGYSTSNGERQAGAASIAAPVFDHDGRVVAVISVAGPALRFKPDADATVIADLLGCAGRISAQLGYVP
- a CDS encoding flavin reductase, whose translation is MLGQWPSGVCVVTTIGPHGVHGMTASSFSSVSLDPPMVSVCLGNHLPSHALLGAAGKFAISFLGKDQAHIGRRFAGQERDITDRFAGLDWVTTPNGCPVLADAVAWLDCRIAHAYPGGDHTIFVGEVTEAATPRLISPLLFHSRSWVQLADPLPATIHVSEAPAGAHLVPDAFDPAREDEVLDTIGRLAALGAEEIVCAESATTPASPLQVRRVLQDAVVRARPATLRVRLADHRLALVNALVAMKSGVAHFDLTSTGLPLDDLLHLAHQLDVGHRRDDLTQPRTDLAQPKAAQPRTDLAQLRE
- a CDS encoding acyl-CoA dehydrogenase family protein — protein: MADRLTGERLVDDMTVEEKARAALVEQVLPALRAKAEQADRDGAFPREHLGTLREAGLLGLIVPEEYGGLGGTLRDLAAATYAMGTACPSTALAFFFHNTSASRGLLPLEAIESGLFADDEVPVVTAFAEKVLRLMSGGTWLANFASESVKSSSANIAIATTAVEVEGGWELTGEKSFGCATGIADYYLVTARLDGTETADGLAMFLVPRDADGVTERPFWDGIGMRGSANHGIKLDRVFIPHAEALTVPGAFVKMLQCSRGSFVGNQLAITAVYVGAAQGVYDDTLDRLTRKTFADTGRSIAESPMHQVIIGNMTENLETAYLWLRRQLLIETCEPPIATKSEVYAQWRIAKGSICQAAFDVAVNALKASGTSSATMNGVVGRALRDLSMGLVMTFPPERGRLEAASVITSNKANELFASVPK
- a CDS encoding aldehyde dehydrogenase; translation: MNDLVNGVWSACGTPVGVELEDPATGRVLGPALGSSVENVSAAIAAADDLGSWDLPAADRADILDSIAAEVQAAAGEIVLLEARSTGVPIRQTTPLGMILSGAFALAAAQLRTGVLTSTTTREDGNQVLVERLPWGPVACLVPWNAPAPMAAHKVANALAAGCPTILKPSEYASSGTERLAVAIDTALRAAGAPPALFQLLHGGAATGAHLVGDARIRAVSFTGGLAGGRAVASACAYDIKPVQLELGGNNPLIVLPDADEAVAVRAAADLLTTLNGQWCRALGRLIVPAGREQAIVDGVLDRIAGLRAGDPADPATDYGPLIHSGHRAAVEKARDGLGGTVHTAKLAVHTATLAGHTATLAGHTAELAGAGNFLAPALVTGADPARTTEEIFGPVAAVHGYRTVGEAIALANGTRYGLEGYVIGADEAAAVRVARRVRAGEVKVNGSSIMSLHLFTPRPAWGISGYSTEGTAETLLFFTNPRVVGVENGFALHNRS
- a CDS encoding oxaloacetate decarboxylase yields the protein MTASALRALLTSGRVTHVPGVYDPVTAALAVAAGHRAVHLSGAAVSATMLGRPDLGFVHATQIADRAATLVPALQGVPLLADADTGYGNPVHAVWTGLAYSRAGISGLHLEDQVSPKRCGHLAGKEVIEVGLAAAKIQALADQVPELAVIARTDAYAVNGLADTIERCVAYAEAGADAVFPEGVRTITELAEIQRALPGVPLVVNRSEAAGAPPAWTDADLAEVGVRLVLHPVAALLAAMRAASVTYRAIAETGSADDVERMPWAAFTALVGQDEALDLDARYVPRRLET
- a CDS encoding NAD(P)/FAD-dependent oxidoreductase; translation: MSRVVVAGAGPVGLTAALALARKGVPVTVLESGGDLAAESRASTFHPPTLEMLDDLGIGAELHDRGLLAPTFAYRDRAAGLIARLDLAVLAGDTRFPYRLQCEQSKLTPILRAHLLRHDGCEIRYDWHLAAVTQTGDTVTARSADGRTAEGSWLIGADGAHSATRRATGTGFDGITYPERFLVASADEDLTAWLPDLAAVNYVFDPVEWCVLLRTPDHWRVLLPTPAETPDEVEYARLDERLRGVFDPGRPWRIAHASMYRVHQRVAAAFRVGRVLLAGDAAHVNNPLGGLGMNSGIHDAVAYADALATGDPAVVDAAAAHRRRIALEYVQSVSHQNYERLRATDPAARATYLDSLRATAADPVKARASLLRSSMIASLRPVTA
- a CDS encoding aldehyde dehydrogenase family protein translates to MTDLIERENPARFAEIVGAVAVTSPAEVDAIVRRADAEQRRWAATPLPDRLAALTGAATALENAVEELATLLARESGKVLADCRGELGFAVRFLRWVVSRAISAYADSTVDDDLGRLVLLRKPYGVIAAITPWNAPVILAMLKIAPALAAGNAVVLKPSPLAPLTISRVAALFEAPLTVVHGDGATGAALVGHDLIRKVAFTGGATGGRAVAALAGDRLTPSVLELGGNDPAVFLADASFTDAAMDRLVMATFATSGQVCMAAKRLYVPESRLDDFVAAYRAAADRVLVTSDPLAPGATMGPVISADAQRSAAAFRDDGALVDLGRFDADPATGYFVRPGLVVAPDPDSRLVRTEQFAPVVPVLGYRDEESVLAAANAGDLGLGASVWSADEERAFAFARRFEAGFAFVNTHNRTGMSLRAPFGGVKRSGWGREYAEEGLLEYVQTCVIHAPAAFRPGAEIPAAGPSAYPAG
- a CDS encoding Dabb family protein — protein: MLVHVVLMKFADAGDAAKARLRLEELAGVVPAIRSIEVAVDELATEVSWHLFLRTTHRDADDLRSYQAHPAHHEFGAWVRPLLVSRAVVDYTA
- a CDS encoding nitrilase-related carbon-nitrogen hydrolase yields the protein MPGVARVAAAQIEAGQDVAANLAACLRVIDAAAAQQAQLIVLPEFCNHLSWYPSRARARELATRPGDPFLTAIADRARRHQIWIKINVTFAYAGGRTGGTNLLLDPYGEIVARCDKQTLMGAENDFLDPAVTEGPIVDTPLGRLGMYACMEGVISEVTRGLALRGAQVLLNSLNSFALDEADLHIPVRAAENKVWVVAANKVGPLLPRDELPAIAERLGVPPEWLHGAGESQIVAPDGTVVAKAPRTGEHVIVADIEPARADDKRRPDGTDLLATRRPELYTPIADPPVGRRRPPGAAELAVAVVRGPGLVRAAADQGARLIVLPERTGDPTTIAEALNGTESRVVTTVVDNDVHQGILISADGIVARQPQLHAGGRAGKVIVPIDLAWGRLAIVVGDDALYPETFRLAALADVDVVAVPCRAQEPWELALGLPERAAENRLNVVVSTPLDQPAAILAMSPDFTLWTAWQGPFTGRISTPVRTDVPAGVPLGTATVAPAQAANRMVSRQTDLVDGRPWRLAGALIDR